In a single window of the Desulfobulbaceae bacterium genome:
- a CDS encoding hydrogenase gives MDTFFLSLALILFGTTVSVLFNRQFIFMKAATILAITLGSAVGLTSVFSFLYQTETVQIVSWPWLHIFTLSFKMDSVAAFFLVPIFIISPLAAFYSFHYLENTAESVKSAVNYLFYAVLVVSMALVACSNNIPTFALSWEIMSLSSFFLVIYDYKSKPTRKAGYMYFIFAQLGAMFIFAAFALVYTHSGSFAFEAFSQIPEEIKLIVFILAFIGFGSKAGIFPLHIWLPHAHPAAPSHISAVMSGVMIKMGIYGIIRTYALLGTPSLAFGQIVLVTGMVTGVLGVVYALGKQDMKKLLAYSSVENIGIILIGLGIGMMGVAVEKPAMAFFGFAGAFMHVFNHSIFKTLLFMGAGAVLHKTHTRSINHLGGLIKRMPTTGKTFLVGSIAISGLPPFSGFIGEFLIYYGAFQGVHLTKENFILSVLAIVSLAVIGGFATACFTKVMGLGFLGEPRTEAAAKATEAGLSMRLTMIVLALACLLIGVLPEPFVRLSFMGIRDLKIAGDFSPEIFVVLINNIAKGAILFIAIFVVISLLRKMLYMKKEIGAGPTWGCGFTKPTVRMQYTGTSYAASMIDFYRPFVPLISKYTGINKIFPGKTTYETQVTDIAELYIQSWITKPLYRLLQKLRWIQHGNIQLYIGYIILTIVALLLFL, from the coding sequence ATGGATACTTTTTTTCTTTCTTTGGCTCTGATATTGTTCGGAACAACGGTTTCTGTCCTCTTTAACCGCCAGTTCATTTTCATGAAGGCTGCCACTATTTTGGCAATCACTTTAGGCTCTGCGGTTGGCTTAACCAGTGTCTTTTCATTCCTGTACCAAACTGAGACCGTTCAGATTGTTTCCTGGCCATGGCTCCACATTTTCACCCTGTCGTTTAAGATGGACAGCGTCGCAGCTTTTTTCTTAGTTCCTATCTTCATTATTTCGCCTTTAGCAGCATTCTACAGCTTTCACTACCTGGAAAACACCGCTGAGTCTGTTAAATCTGCCGTTAATTATCTTTTTTATGCTGTGCTGGTTGTTTCAATGGCGTTAGTTGCCTGTTCAAATAATATTCCCACCTTTGCACTGTCCTGGGAGATCATGTCCCTCTCCTCTTTTTTTCTGGTTATCTATGACTACAAATCCAAACCAACCAGAAAAGCAGGATATATGTATTTCATCTTCGCCCAGTTGGGCGCAATGTTTATTTTTGCAGCCTTTGCCCTTGTCTATACCCACTCTGGCAGTTTTGCCTTTGAGGCCTTCAGTCAGATCCCCGAAGAGATAAAGCTCATCGTTTTTATTTTAGCCTTTATTGGTTTTGGCTCAAAAGCAGGTATTTTCCCCCTCCACATCTGGCTGCCCCATGCTCACCCGGCTGCCCCAAGCCATATTTCGGCTGTAATGTCGGGAGTTATGATCAAAATGGGAATATACGGAATTATCCGGACATATGCCCTGCTCGGCACCCCATCACTGGCCTTTGGTCAAATAGTTTTAGTCACAGGCATGGTAACCGGCGTACTTGGCGTAGTCTACGCACTGGGCAAACAGGATATGAAAAAGCTCCTGGCCTACAGTAGTGTTGAAAACATCGGCATTATTCTTATTGGTCTTGGTATCGGTATGATGGGTGTTGCTGTAGAAAAACCTGCTATGGCCTTCTTTGGTTTTGCCGGAGCCTTTATGCATGTTTTCAATCACTCCATTTTCAAAACTTTGCTCTTCATGGGCGCCGGAGCTGTGCTTCACAAAACTCATACGCGCTCAATCAATCATTTAGGCGGTTTAATCAAGAGGATGCCAACCACAGGTAAAACCTTTCTGGTTGGTTCAATTGCAATTTCAGGATTACCCCCATTCAGTGGTTTCATAGGCGAATTCCTGATCTATTACGGTGCTTTTCAAGGCGTTCACCTAACCAAGGAAAATTTTATTTTATCCGTGCTTGCTATTGTTTCTCTAGCTGTCATTGGTGGCTTCGCCACTGCTTGCTTCACCAAAGTTATGGGTCTTGGCTTTCTGGGCGAACCACGAACAGAAGCCGCAGCAAAGGCCACCGAAGCAGGACTTAGCATGCGTTTAACCATGATTGTATTAGCCTTAGCCTGCCTTCTAATTGGGGTGCTGCCCGAACCGTTTGTTCGTCTCTCTTTTATGGGCATACGCGACCTGAAGATTGCTGGGGATTTTTCTCCCGAGATCTTTGTCGTGTTAATTAATAACATTGCAAAAGGTGCAATCCTCTTTATTGCAATATTTGTGGTGATAAGTTTATTGAGAAAAATGCTGTATATGAAAAAAGAGATTGGAGCAGGACCAACATGGGGTTGCGGTTTCACAAAGCCAACAGTACGGATGCAGTACACTGGAACATCATACGCTGCTTCAATGATTGATTTCTACCGACCTTTTGTCCCACTTATATCGAAATACACCGGCATCAATAAGATTTTCCCCGGCAAAACAACATACGAGACTCAAGTTACAGATATTGCTGAACTGTATATACAAAGTTGGATCACAAAGCCACTCTACAGACTTCTGCAAAAGTTGAGGTGGATTCAACACGGAAATATTCAGCTGTATATCGGCTATATAATTTTGACAATTGTGGCGTTGCTACTATTTCTGTAA
- a CDS encoding NADH-quinone oxidoreductase subunit H: MESLLLYITALLVAPFFPAVILKTKAFFAGKQGPPMLVKYYNLIKLFRKGSVYSTSSSFVFKLGPTVSFCSALMVLLFFPIAGMPPVFSFHGDVIILFYLMGLGRFFTILAALDTASPFEGMGAAREAYFSTLAEATLFVVLILFYRINGSLSFVEFFTGPQAINMLGNHGALLLLVVVALFIVLLTENSRVPVDDPATHLELTMIHEVMILDHSGPDLALIEWGSFLKLFFYSSFITCLILPFKTGSVFLNGVIFLVILSLIYVAIGITESIIARFKMNLVPKFILTSFALVFFAAILTMEYVK, from the coding sequence ATGGAATCATTACTTTTGTATATCACCGCATTGTTGGTAGCTCCTTTTTTCCCAGCAGTCATTTTAAAAACAAAGGCTTTTTTTGCTGGCAAACAAGGCCCCCCAATGTTGGTAAAATACTACAATCTCATTAAGCTGTTCCGCAAAGGCTCAGTTTACAGCACCAGTTCATCCTTTGTCTTTAAACTTGGGCCAACGGTCAGTTTCTGTAGCGCTCTCATGGTGCTTCTGTTCTTTCCAATTGCCGGAATGCCTCCTGTCTTCAGCTTTCACGGCGATGTCATTATCCTTTTTTACCTGATGGGCCTAGGGCGCTTTTTTACTATTCTAGCGGCACTGGATACAGCCTCACCTTTTGAAGGAATGGGTGCTGCACGTGAGGCGTATTTCTCAACCCTGGCAGAAGCAACTCTCTTTGTTGTACTCATTCTTTTTTATCGAATTAATGGATCACTAAGCTTTGTAGAATTTTTCACAGGCCCTCAGGCTATAAACATGCTCGGCAACCATGGTGCCTTGCTGCTGTTGGTCGTTGTTGCCCTCTTCATTGTTCTCTTAACGGAAAACTCTCGAGTTCCCGTTGATGACCCCGCCACCCATCTTGAATTAACCATGATTCATGAAGTTATGATTCTTGACCATAGCGGACCAGACCTTGCCCTTATCGAATGGGGTTCTTTTTTGAAACTGTTTTTCTACTCCTCATTTATTACCTGCCTTATTCTGCCATTTAAAACAGGGTCTGTTTTCCTCAACGGCGTCATCTTCCTAGTAATATTGTCTCTTATTTATGTAGCAATCGGAATCACCGAATCAATTATTGCGCGTTTTAAAATGAACCTGGTGCCTAAGTTTATTCTAACCTCTTTTGCTCTGGTCTTTTTTGCCGCCATTCTGACAATGGAGTACGTAAAATGA
- a CDS encoding TrkH family potassium uptake protein, which translates to MRIGGVLNLLGKLTIILSLMLLTPIPFSLYYNDGMVNTFLISSLLGLSIGSVFIAVFLPEKDLGYKDGFAIVALSWIGLALLGALPYVLNGNIPSFVDALFESMSGFTTTGSTILSDIEVLPKSLLFWRSMTHWLGGMGIILLTLAILPLLGIGGMQLFQAEVPGPTKDKLAPRIHDTARILWSVYLLMTVVETVLLMAGGVDFFNALTHSFSTLATGGFSNFNDSLGHYNSSYIQYVVIIFMFLAGVNFSLHFMALRGKLNAYWKSEEFVFYLIIILFATLSIFAVRAVNDTSLNMAMNFRDVLFQVVSIITTTGFGTADFNLWPPFCQTLLVTLMFVGGCAGSTGGGIKVVRLLLFFKYARLQLHKLIHPRQIETIKLGKVKVPQEVMIAILGFFAIYLVVFVVASLLITMLGVDIVTGLTSVIATLNNIGPGLNLVGPTQNFGHLPAPAKLILIFCMLAGRLELYTIAILFSPSYWRMTRKPILRWKANN; encoded by the coding sequence ATGCGAATCGGCGGCGTTCTCAATTTACTCGGTAAACTGACCATCATCCTTTCTTTGATGCTGCTTACCCCAATTCCATTCAGCCTGTATTATAACGATGGGATGGTCAACACCTTTTTGATCAGTTCCCTCCTGGGCTTGAGTATCGGCTCAGTTTTTATTGCGGTTTTTCTGCCCGAAAAAGATCTGGGCTATAAGGATGGTTTTGCCATTGTTGCCCTGAGTTGGATCGGGCTCGCCCTGCTTGGGGCGCTGCCCTATGTACTGAACGGCAATATTCCCTCCTTTGTCGATGCCCTCTTTGAGTCAATGTCAGGCTTTACGACAACTGGATCAACAATCCTCTCCGACATCGAGGTCCTCCCCAAAAGCCTGCTGTTCTGGCGCAGCATGACCCACTGGTTGGGCGGCATGGGTATTATTCTCCTTACCCTGGCAATCTTGCCTCTTCTAGGAATTGGCGGAATGCAGCTTTTTCAGGCCGAAGTGCCCGGACCGACAAAGGACAAACTGGCACCGCGTATTCATGATACTGCCCGAATTCTCTGGAGTGTCTATCTTTTGATGACTGTCGTCGAAACAGTCTTACTCATGGCTGGCGGAGTCGATTTTTTTAATGCCCTCACCCACTCTTTTTCAACCCTGGCGACTGGAGGGTTTTCTAACTTTAACGACTCGCTTGGTCATTACAACTCAAGTTATATTCAATACGTCGTCATCATTTTCATGTTCCTGGCCGGAGTCAATTTCTCCCTTCATTTCATGGCGCTACGCGGCAAGCTGAATGCCTACTGGAAAAGTGAAGAGTTTGTTTTCTACCTCATCATCATCTTGTTCGCAACCCTGTCAATTTTTGCTGTCAGAGCAGTGAACGACACCAGCCTCAATATGGCCATGAACTTTCGGGATGTGCTTTTTCAGGTCGTTTCAATTATCACAACGACAGGTTTCGGTACCGCTGACTTTAATCTTTGGCCACCATTTTGCCAAACTCTTCTCGTCACCTTAATGTTCGTTGGTGGTTGTGCTGGTTCAACAGGTGGCGGCATCAAAGTTGTTCGCCTCCTCCTGTTTTTTAAATATGCACGCTTACAGCTTCACAAGTTAATTCATCCCCGCCAGATCGAGACCATCAAACTGGGCAAAGTAAAAGTACCTCAGGAGGTCATGATCGCAATTCTTGGTTTTTTTGCTATCTACCTGGTCGTCTTTGTTGTGGCCTCTCTTCTTATCACCATGCTTGGCGTCGACATTGTCACCGGCCTTACCTCAGTAATTGCCACACTCAATAATATCGGCCCAGGACTCAACCTTGTAGGCCCAACCCAGAATTTTGGTCACCTTCCTGCTCCAGCTAAACTCATTCTTATTTTTTGTATGCTTGCTGGTCGCCTAGAGCTGTATACAATTGCCATCCTATTCTCTCCCAGTTACTGGCGAATGACCCGTAAGCCCATTTTACGGTGGAAGGCAAATAATTAA